The window GGCCCCGGCGTACCTTTAAGGAATTCCACAGAAAATGCCCCCTTCGAACCTATTGAGCCTGGCGCGGCGTTCGGGAGCTGACTTGGACCCGTCACCACTGAGGACGTCGTTCCGGGACTCGCCGAAATGAGCGATCGCGTTGCGATATTCGAACCCGGAGATGTGACACTAAGTCCGAGCGGGTTTCGGCGAGCCGAGACGCCGCTTGGATCAATGTAGGCCAACCAATTGTTCTTGTGCCAGGTCGCAGGCGCACCTGAACCACCGCGCGACCGCAGCGTCGGTCCTGTCCATTGAGTCGTCACGGTGTCCCAGGCGCGAACGCCCTCGAACGTAGTAAACGCCGTCGCGAAACCGTCAGATCCGCTTGAAGTGATCGGGCCGAACGGGTTTGCATTGACGTACGTATTCGCATAGGTGGTCGACGACGGAGGCAGGCCAGCCTCGCAGCGCTGTGCATATGCATCCGGTGCGTTCCATCCGCCAAAGCCGCTAGCATTGTGACTAGAGACGACGGTCCCGGTCATATCGCGATCCCAGACTACCATCGCTCCCGTCGTCGGATTAATGTCGGCAAGCGTGTTGCCGCTCAAATCATTGACCTTAAAATCGTCCATGACGTTCGCCTGATGCCCTGACGATGGTTGAAAAATCGTGTACATCAGATTTGGGCCGTCCCAGTGAAGAATTTCCATGTTGGTTGTTTGGAGATTTGAAATGTTCCACATCCGGCCAAACGGTCCATAACCGTACACCTCGCCAGAGTTCCCTGACGTTGGGGCGGTCGGGAGGTTGCCAGCACAATCTGGCGGACCAGAGTTTGGAAATTGGCTTATATTAACTCTCATAAGACGACTGCGAGCGTCATAGTTTCGCTGTAATTTCGGAGTAGAGCCGTTTGCGTTTACGCTACTTCCGGTCATTCTGCCCAGAAGATCGTAGGTATAGGTTCGAAGTCCGGACTGTCGCGTTTGTGATCTGCTGCGTCAAGCCTAAGTCAACTTCATCGTCGATTGCGCACCGTTCTATCGGCGGTTTGAAGCGTGTCGCAGGCCGATAGTCAAGTAGAACCAAAAGTCAACGTGCGCTAATGCTGTCGCACGAGGACGAGCTAGGCTTGGGGCGTTACGATGACATGCACTCGAAATTTCCTATCGCCTATCGTGCGTTCCGCTGAGAGCTCATGTTCGACTGCTACGGCACTTCTGAACGCGCGGTTCGGATCGTAGATGAGCACGAAAAGCACGTCGCACCGCGGATCCTTGCCGTAACGTTCGATTTTCGACGTGATGTCAGAGAACATGGTCGCCTTCCAATCCGTTTCGTCGCGAAAGACCTTCAGCTCGATGAGCCACTTTAGGCCATCCAAGACGAAATCTACGCGTCCGCCTTTGCCGCCTACTGTCGGGATTGGTTCTTCCGGCTTAACGGCCTTCGGATACCACATTTGCAAGAGAGCGCGCACAAAGTCTTGGAGATCGTATTCGTCCTTGACCTCAAACGGTAACCGTCCTCTATGTCGATGCTCAGCAGCTAGTTCCCGCAAGCCGCGAGGGATTGCTCGCAAGACGTCCGCGATATTTTCTTCCGCAAGAGTCGTTCTTTCACGGATCGCAGACTTGCGTTCTGGCTTTGCCTCATCCGCGGCAATTTTCCAAGGGAAAGCCGCCCCGCATGACTTGCAGAACTTCGGAATGGTAAAGCTACCGCGGCCCTCTGGTCCTGGAATGCCGGCTCCGCATGTGGCGCACGCGGTCACGGTTTTCGCTCCGCATCTCTTGCAGAAGTCCGCATTGTTTTCTGGAAATCTTCGCGAGTCGGTATTGATCATGTGGCCGGCGGCACACACAGCCATTGAGTCGTTTCGTGCGGGACGTTGATACATGCTACACGATTCTTACCGCATCCGGCCCGCGGCGTTCGACGTTCTGAAAGCCGGACTTCAGTCTCTCGACGTCGTCAGGTGAGCGAACTTCGATTTGCACGCCGCACTTGCACGAAATGACATAAACGGCCCGATCGTCGTAGTCGAACGGGATTGATTCCTCATACGACGGCTTGCCGCTCTCTTCGAAGACGTTCGAGATCTGCGCTTCTCGAGCAACCGTCTGTTTGCATTTGGTGCACATGATGTCGTACTCGAAACGAATTTGCGCGAACATTGTTAGGTTCGGTCTATGGACCGATGCGGCCGCAGCTACCGGTTAAGGCTGGATCTTTGCGCACGTCGTGCAGGTGCGTCATTGTTAAGAACACTATGGTTCCCAACCGAGTTCAGCTGCGACTGATACGATGTCCGCGTCATACGGAGTGAACTGGATCGGCGCATTGTTCTCGCAAATAACGTACCGCCCCTCAAAGAAGACAAAATTGATTCCGTCGTGACGGCTATCGCACGCGATCCCATCGGGCCGCTCACCGTCGAAGTCATTTCGCATGAGAAATCCCGATATGGCACGGGTGATATCGAGATGTTGCGACGTCAGAGGTGACTTGTCGAATTGCCCGCGGTCGATCCCTAAACTACGGAGCCTTTGCGCTACAAATGCAATTCGGTCATGCAGCTGCATGCGTACGCCAGGGGAATTCAGATCGACAAGTCGAGCATCGTGCTCCAAGGTTGCACGCACTTTCGCCTTCTCGTAAATCGTTTGGGGCATACGACGTTGGCGAGTCGCGATCAAACCATCTCGAACGGCATCTATCGCGATAGCTGCTGCAAGAGCCTGATCATTGGCATCTTCGAGATCCAGCTCCGTAGGGGAGCTATGTACGTATTCATCATCACCCGCGATCCATGGAAGCACTACCTCAAAGATACACGTGCGAATGCTGCTCGCGCCGTAAAGGACAATCCGCCCTCGCTCTGGGTCATCAAAACGGCCGGAGCCGTCTTGATGCTCCAACGTCACACGCAGAGGATCTGCAAAGTAGCCAGCTCGCCAGAACGAGGTCACTGTAAGAGGCAAAATTACTCGCTCGCAAGATTCTCCACTGCGGTTAGCACTTTCTCAAAATCGCCATCCGCTAGTACGTCCGCCGGCATACGAAAACCGAGGACGGGGTTCTTCCCGCGAAACCATTGCTCGGCATTAATATCGCTCAGCCCTATCCCAACGAGTACTTTGAAGACCTGGAACGTCTCCCGCATGCGCTCTAGGCGAGCGCTCTTCGGAACGGCTTTCTTTAACCGCCACTTCGTTACGGTGTTGGGATTAGAAGTGCGCGTTACGCGTGCGACTGTCGGTCTCCCTAAGCGATCGGCTAGAAAGGCCGCAAGCGCATCGTACTCAAGCCGTGAGACTTCACTATATGCGTCCGTCAGAAGCTTTGCGATCGGGGGATTTCGCGTCAGGGTGTGCATGGTGGGAGCGCTCCAAAGTCGCTATGAAGGATGCCTTAAAAGATATAGTACTAGATAGCTGAGAAGATAGCAACTTATTTCATGGCGAGGCAAGCCCCATGCGGGAGCTATTGACATCGTTCTATCATATATGGAACATTGTTCGTAATGAAGGCTTCTGATCTCAGGGCGTCTCTGCACAAGCTTGGCTTCTCGCAGGCTGATTTCGCTCGCTTGCTCGGCGTAACCTCACGAGCAGTATCCATGTGGCTGGGCGAGCAACGCGCGGTGCCGCCCCCGGTCGAGGCCTATCTCCGGCTGTTCACTGCGGCACCCGAGGCGACTCGTCTTGCCGAGGTTCAGCGTCTCAGCGAAAGCGAGTTAACTATGCGTGATGGCATGTATGCCGTCGAGTATTACTCAAATGACACAGGCCAAACGCTGGTCGGATATGGTTTCGTGATCTTTGACGCCGGTAAGGTTTACGGCGGTGATCCCTTCGGTGGAACCTACAATGGCGAGTACACGTTCGATCCCGCAACCGAGCTCGTGAATGTGAGAATCAAACTCACGTTTCCGCCCGGCGCGCAGGCCGTCTTCGGTGCTGGCCCCCCGTACGAATGGTCCGTTGAAGCCACAACTTCATTTCTACCGCAGACCACTGTCGGCAACGCACTCCTCGTGACAACTTTGGGGCAAACGGTCAATGTGTCATTCCGCTTTATCAGGCCGATGCCCGAGGCCGCGTAGCGAGCATTAGCGCACGTACGAATGTCAGACGAAACATACGGCCGGTGCTTCGCGCGAAATCCGTGACCATTCTTGTGACCAGCGCGATCTCTATATAGAAGAAACCCTCGTTCTATAAGGGTTTCTGATCGCTCACTTGGTAGCGCCAACGGGAATCGAACCCGTCTTTTCGCCTTGAAAGGGCGATGTCCTAACCGATAGACGATGGCGCCACGCTGGCCTCTGGGATTCTACCCGTTCGGCCAGCGTGGACGCAACACCTGATCTACATATGCTGATTGCGCGTTCGGAAGGCCCATCCGGTGTGGAAGGGGCGACCACTCTCGAGGCGTCCTTGGATTTCGACCCGATGCGGTCCGGACGGCAAGTCAAAGGTTGGAGTGAACTTGAAGTCGCGTGCGGAGACGTAGTAGCTATCCGCCGTGATCGTTCGCCCGTCGAGACGAACCTGAATGCTGTCGGGACGGACGGCTTCCGGGAACGTCGCGCTGATTTGCGGACGCACGTCGTCAAGCATCGCGTCCGGAGGCGGAACGATCCGGACGAGTGTCAATGATGTTGCCGGCGGAGGAGGCGGCGGTCCATTCGGGACAGGCGTTACCGCCATGTTCGGCGCCGCGTTCGGTTCGGTGATCGAGACCGTTTGATTGGAATCGTTGTAATTCACGATCGCACCGAGCGATTGCGCGATGAAGCGCAGCGGAACGAGCGTTCGTGCACCAACCAGGAACGGCGGACTGTCGAGAGCCTGTTGTTGTCCGTTCACAATCGCATTCGTGCTGCCGATGTTCAGCTGCACCGTTGTCGAACCGCGCGTCGCATTGATCTGTCCGTTGTCATAGACGACCGACGCACCAAGGTGTTCGAAGACACCTCGCAACGGAACGTAGACGCGGCCAGCCCGTTCGACCGGCGGCTGATCGAATTGAATGGGTTGACCGTTTACGCTAACGGTCACCGATGCGTTCTGGGCCAAGGCCGGCGAAATCGACGGCACCGTGAAGGCGAGAACGAGGGTGAGGAGAGTAAGCAGTTTATTCATCGTCTCGGATGAACGGTCACCACTATTCCCAGATTCTAAACGTCGAGCTTGCCGAGGATGTCGAGCCCCGCAATGACCGCGGGGGGACTGATGACTTCAAGCTCGAGCACGTGCCGCTTATTTTGATCCTCGCTCAAGAGTACGTCTTCATGGTGCATCTCGTCTGAGCCGGGAGCAAGCGTCACCGATTTTCCGTCCATCGACGCAGAGATCGTTCCGCCAGTCCCTACGCTCCAGAGCGCCAAATATCGTCCAACGAACGGAACGCGCAGTTTCGCGCCGACGCGATCTGCGGCGCATAGCCGGTCGAAATATGCTGCGATCGGCTTCGTCGCGAGCGC of the Candidatus Baltobacteraceae bacterium genome contains:
- a CDS encoding DUF2321 domain-containing protein translates to MYQRPARNDSMAVCAAGHMINTDSRRFPENNADFCKRCGAKTVTACATCGAGIPGPEGRGSFTIPKFCKSCGAAFPWKIAADEAKPERKSAIRERTTLAEENIADVLRAIPRGLRELAAEHRHRGRLPFEVKDEYDLQDFVRALLQMWYPKAVKPEEPIPTVGGKGGRVDFVLDGLKWLIELKVFRDETDWKATMFSDITSKIERYGKDPRCDVLFVLIYDPNRAFRSAVAVEHELSAERTIGDRKFRVHVIVTPQA
- a CDS encoding RES family NAD+ phosphorylase, which codes for MTSFWRAGYFADPLRVTLEHQDGSGRFDDPERGRIVLYGASSIRTCIFEVVLPWIAGDDEYVHSSPTELDLEDANDQALAAAIAIDAVRDGLIATRQRRMPQTIYEKAKVRATLEHDARLVDLNSPGVRMQLHDRIAFVAQRLRSLGIDRGQFDKSPLTSQHLDITRAISGFLMRNDFDGERPDGIACDSRHDGINFVFFEGRYVICENNAPIQFTPYDADIVSVAAELGWEP
- a CDS encoding copper amine oxidase N-terminal domain-containing protein encodes the protein MNKLLTLLTLVLAFTVPSISPALAQNASVTVSVNGQPIQFDQPPVERAGRVYVPLRGVFEHLGASVVYDNGQINATRGSTTVQLNIGSTNAIVNGQQQALDSPPFLVGARTLVPLRFIAQSLGAIVNYNDSNQTVSITEPNAAPNMAVTPVPNGPPPPPPATSLTLVRIVPPPDAMLDDVRPQISATFPEAVRPDSIQVRLDGRTITADSYYVSARDFKFTPTFDLPSGPHRVEIQGRLESGRPFHTGWAFRTRNQHM